One Anaerobacillus alkaliphilus genomic region harbors:
- a CDS encoding PP2C family protein-serine/threonine phosphatase, protein MKITVQRRLAIGFLIFYITFYYVWIIGFQAHATWLVTGGNLLHLVAPFIASLLLFIPVTRVKDENRLYWLFLFLGCISYFIGQVVWNYYELVLNIQTPFPSIPDLFYLLQAVLFFTAIMYKLKLEFNKFESLQYQMGVLTILLIVMFFSLEYLFIPFFKTTYSLVELVFLLAYPVSDIGILFALLVLNYYTVFKSHVRILILGTSILVFTHIAYSFMLVTDSYQTGSLIDPLFSLGIFLVGMSGLYSESSLKNKIESQNRHYYTRMVFPLLITIVLLLWFVLHKTINNQIDLIDIGVLIGTILMVIRIVIFRLENDDLLSRKLEELHLAKSVQKGLLPSDISNESIGTTSYFKPSEELSGDLYYWEKINEKKYGILIIDVMGHGLSSSIISLSIKSLLHGLVTKVSQPSSVMTELSNHMDRMFGQADNPYYFTAIYILVDNEEKKISYVNAGHPSVLWNEKGKGVMQLESTCPPIGLFENSPIVESEFRYEKSGRFVLYTDGFLETVWSTQTKVSCLEKFLLEHEAKDIHEFKDKLLSKCTQKTEDDKCLVIVDIKK, encoded by the coding sequence ATGAAGATTACAGTACAGCGTAGATTAGCTATTGGTTTTCTTATTTTTTATATTACCTTTTATTACGTTTGGATTATTGGCTTTCAAGCTCACGCAACTTGGCTTGTAACGGGGGGAAATCTTTTACATCTAGTAGCCCCTTTCATAGCTAGTCTTCTTCTATTCATTCCTGTGACTAGAGTAAAGGACGAAAATAGACTCTACTGGCTTTTCTTATTTCTAGGCTGCATAAGTTATTTCATTGGACAAGTAGTCTGGAACTATTATGAACTAGTCCTCAATATTCAAACGCCTTTTCCCAGTATCCCTGATCTTTTTTATTTGTTGCAAGCAGTTCTCTTTTTTACAGCTATTATGTATAAGTTAAAGTTAGAATTTAATAAGTTTGAAAGTTTGCAATATCAAATGGGTGTTCTTACTATCCTTTTAATTGTTATGTTCTTTAGTCTAGAGTATTTGTTCATTCCTTTTTTTAAGACCACTTATTCTTTGGTAGAATTGGTATTCTTGCTTGCATACCCCGTAAGTGATATTGGAATCCTCTTTGCTCTACTAGTATTAAATTATTATACAGTGTTTAAATCCCATGTTAGAATTTTAATCCTTGGAACATCTATCTTAGTTTTTACCCATATTGCCTATTCTTTTATGCTAGTTACTGATAGTTACCAGACGGGTAGTCTGATTGATCCGTTGTTTTCTTTAGGGATATTCCTTGTTGGAATGTCGGGGCTATATTCTGAGAGCTCTTTAAAAAATAAAATAGAAAGTCAGAATAGACATTACTATACACGGATGGTATTTCCTTTATTAATAACTATCGTACTATTACTATGGTTTGTCTTGCATAAGACGATTAACAATCAAATAGATTTAATTGATATAGGAGTATTAATAGGGACAATTTTGATGGTTATCCGGATTGTTATATTTAGACTGGAAAATGATGATCTTTTAAGCAGAAAATTAGAAGAACTACACTTAGCAAAAAGTGTTCAGAAAGGATTGTTACCTTCAGATATTAGCAACGAATCAATTGGTACCACTTCATATTTTAAGCCCTCAGAAGAATTATCAGGAGATTTGTACTATTGGGAGAAAATAAATGAAAAAAAGTATGGCATCTTGATTATAGATGTAATGGGTCACGGCTTGTCTTCATCTATTATAAGCCTTTCTATTAAATCTCTACTGCATGGCTTAGTCACAAAAGTGAGCCAACCGAGCAGTGTGATGACTGAACTTTCAAACCATATGGATCGAATGTTTGGACAAGCTGATAACCCATACTACTTTACCGCTATTTACATTCTGGTTGATAACGAAGAAAAGAAAATCAGTTATGTTAATGCAGGTCATCCCTCTGTACTTTGGAATGAAAAAGGGAAAGGGGTCATGCAATTAGAATCAACATGTCCCCCAATAGGTCTTTTTGAAAACTCGCCTATAGTAGAAAGTGAGTTTAGATACGAAAAGTCTGGGAGATTTGTCTTGTATACAGACGGGTTTTTAGAAACGGTATGGAGCACACAAACAAAGGTCTCTTGCTTAGAAAAATTTTTACTTGAGCATGAAGCAAAAGATATTCACGAGTTTAAAGACAAGCTATTGTCTAAATGTACTCAAAAAACAGAAGATGACAAATGTCTTGTGATTGTAGACATAAAGAAGTAG
- a CDS encoding 1,4-dihydroxy-6-naphthoate synthase: MKIVYSPCPNDTFIFHALVHGLVPGAPKFDVTYADIDITNKLAVEANGPDIMKISYAALPWISSDYTLLPCGGALGRGCGPLVLTNGSEGSISGKKVAVPSERSTAYLLFRLWAAQNVPGGVGEIIVMPFHEIMPAVRDGLVDAGLVIHEARFTYQNYGLTMLTDLGNWWEEDTNLPIPLGAIIARRSLDLEKVADWIRQSVEYAWANPDVSRDYIMCHAQELSPEVAQAHIDLYVNEFSAHLGDDGYAAVFALLSRAAKEGLVPEMDLEKLRY; this comes from the coding sequence ATGAAAATTGTCTATTCCCCTTGTCCTAATGATACCTTTATTTTTCATGCACTTGTACACGGTTTAGTACCTGGTGCGCCAAAGTTTGATGTAACCTATGCGGATATTGATATAACAAACAAACTGGCTGTTGAAGCAAACGGACCCGATATTATGAAAATATCTTACGCAGCTCTACCTTGGATTTCTTCTGATTATACATTGTTGCCATGTGGCGGAGCTCTAGGAAGGGGTTGTGGTCCTCTCGTTTTAACAAATGGTTCTGAAGGGTCTATATCCGGAAAGAAAGTAGCTGTTCCAAGTGAACGTTCAACAGCCTATCTATTATTCCGCTTATGGGCAGCTCAAAATGTTCCTGGCGGTGTAGGAGAAATTATCGTCATGCCATTTCATGAAATCATGCCTGCTGTTCGTGATGGTCTTGTTGATGCAGGCCTAGTCATTCACGAAGCTCGTTTCACTTACCAAAATTATGGGTTAACCATGTTAACAGATCTCGGAAACTGGTGGGAAGAAGATACGAATTTACCAATCCCACTTGGAGCAATTATTGCTCGTCGTTCGTTGGATTTGGAAAAGGTCGCTGATTGGATTCGCCAGTCAGTTGAATATGCATGGGCTAATCCTGACGTTTCCCGTGACTACATTATGTGCCATGCCCAAGAGCTTTCACCTGAAGTAGCTCAAGCTCATATTGACTTGTACGTTAACGAATTCTCTGCTCATTTAGGGGATGATGGATACGCTGCCGTTTTTGCTCTACTAAGTCGTGCAGCTAAAGAAGGATTAGTACCTGAAATGGATCTAGAAAAATTACGTTATTAA
- a CDS encoding futalosine hydrolase: MRILVMTAVAAEQDAVLRGINNDPRFDVVAGGVGPVAAAISTTKVIAKGEYDLVISAGIGGGFIGRADVGSIVVATDIIAADLGAQTTEGFASIEQLGFGISRVPVDQELATKVADAFQKAELSTFTGPVLTLSTVTGSFETAEDLALRVEGATVEAMEGFGVALAAHDAKLPVLEIRTISNPVGPRDKSSWKIKEALQQLEKASSVLAEVL; the protein is encoded by the coding sequence ATGCGAATATTAGTTATGACTGCTGTTGCAGCTGAACAAGACGCTGTTTTACGAGGAATTAACAATGATCCAAGATTTGATGTTGTTGCAGGAGGAGTTGGACCAGTGGCTGCAGCGATTTCTACAACAAAAGTCATTGCCAAAGGCGAATATGACCTAGTGATTAGTGCTGGTATTGGCGGTGGTTTTATAGGTCGAGCTGATGTTGGTTCAATTGTCGTAGCAACAGATATTATTGCCGCTGATCTCGGTGCCCAAACAACTGAAGGTTTCGCTAGTATTGAACAGTTAGGTTTCGGAATTTCTAGAGTACCAGTGGACCAAGAGCTTGCCACCAAAGTTGCTGATGCATTTCAAAAAGCTGAGCTATCCACTTTTACAGGTCCAGTACTTACACTCTCAACAGTCACAGGATCTTTCGAAACTGCAGAAGATTTAGCTTTACGAGTGGAGGGGGCTACCGTTGAGGCAATGGAAGGGTTCGGAGTAGCATTAGCTGCTCACGACGCAAAATTACCCGTCTTAGAAATACGCACCATTTCAAATCCGGTTGGTCCTCGTGACAAGTCCTCCTGGAAAATAAAAGAAGCGTTACAACAATTAGAAAAAGCTAGTTCAGTTTTAGCGGAGGTGCTTTAA
- a CDS encoding aspartate:alanine exchanger family transporter yields MSLLDDPLILIFIVLFIGSLIGQIEIKGINLGASGVLLFAMVLGHFGYQIPAIVQSLGLSLFIVAVGLQAGPRFFRMMRSSGLVFAILGFLIIVVAVITTVIVSKIFNLSAPLSIGLMTGALTSTPGLAAALEATKDPIASVGYGIAYPFGVIAVVLFVQLFPRVLKIDLVKDLQKTVSPVKHKSSLKKMTIRIEDDTVHKLTINELQRTLKSTAVISRIIRGDRNFLGRNDTVLLKEDEIIAVGYPEDLNKLRDAIGTEITTDVKIRENLKIFRVTVDAQDMIGKSLREIHLRERFSVTVTRLERAGYEFPPSPNWRLERGDVLTVVCSPERIKAVQEVFGTRQHQEANIHIFSLSLILLIGILVGMIPIHIPGLGTMTLGVAGGPLLIAIIIGHFGKLGPIQARFYQPSNRVIRDVGLVLFLAGAGTTAGSGLVEVVKNEGVGLIIGGAMITIIPMVVAFIVAKKLFHLSVIHSLGAICGGMTSTPGLGACNNLVDTEDPAIAYAAAYPIALIFVAIASQLLVLIL; encoded by the coding sequence ATGTCATTACTAGACGATCCACTAATTTTGATATTTATCGTTTTATTTATTGGTTCGCTAATTGGTCAAATAGAGATAAAAGGCATAAATCTTGGGGCATCTGGTGTTTTACTCTTTGCGATGGTGCTTGGGCATTTTGGTTATCAAATACCAGCAATTGTTCAGAGCTTAGGATTAAGCTTATTTATTGTTGCGGTGGGTTTACAAGCTGGGCCACGCTTTTTTCGAATGATGCGTAGTAGTGGTTTAGTTTTTGCTATCTTAGGTTTTTTAATTATTGTCGTTGCAGTGATTACGACGGTTATCGTCTCAAAAATATTTAACCTATCCGCTCCGTTAAGCATTGGTTTGATGACCGGAGCGCTAACTAGTACACCGGGCTTGGCCGCTGCATTAGAAGCAACCAAAGATCCAATTGCTTCCGTTGGTTATGGTATTGCGTATCCTTTTGGAGTAATTGCCGTTGTCTTATTTGTTCAGTTGTTCCCAAGAGTCTTGAAGATAGATTTGGTTAAAGACCTACAGAAAACAGTAAGCCCTGTAAAGCATAAAAGCTCACTTAAGAAAATGACAATCAGAATTGAAGACGATACTGTTCATAAATTGACAATAAATGAGCTTCAACGCACGTTAAAAAGTACTGCTGTGATTAGCCGGATTATTCGCGGTGATCGAAATTTCTTAGGTAGAAACGATACGGTATTACTTAAAGAAGATGAAATTATAGCGGTTGGTTACCCTGAAGACTTAAATAAATTAAGGGATGCTATAGGCACTGAGATTACAACAGATGTAAAAATCCGTGAAAACTTAAAAATTTTTCGTGTCACAGTCGATGCCCAAGATATGATTGGAAAAAGTCTCCGCGAAATTCATTTGAGGGAAAGGTTTAGTGTCACTGTTACGAGGTTAGAACGAGCTGGGTATGAATTCCCACCTAGTCCTAATTGGCGCTTAGAGCGGGGCGATGTACTGACTGTAGTGTGCAGTCCGGAACGTATAAAAGCAGTTCAAGAGGTGTTTGGTACAAGACAACATCAAGAAGCGAACATTCATATTTTTTCTCTAAGTTTAATTTTGTTGATAGGAATACTTGTAGGGATGATTCCAATCCACATCCCAGGTCTAGGAACGATGACGTTGGGAGTAGCTGGTGGACCTTTGTTAATTGCGATTATTATTGGTCATTTTGGAAAGTTAGGTCCAATACAAGCCAGGTTTTATCAACCGTCTAATCGGGTCATTCGAGATGTTGGCTTAGTCCTGTTTTTAGCAGGTGCAGGCACGACAGCAGGAAGCGGTTTAGTAGAGGTGGTAAAAAATGAAGGCGTTGGTTTAATCATTGGAGGAGCAATGATCACGATCATCCCAATGGTTGTAGCTTTTATTGTTGCTAAGAAACTGTTTCATCTAAGTGTTATTCACTCATTGGGTGCAATTTGTGGAGGGATGACTAGTACACCAGGTCTTGGGGCATGTAACAATTTAGTTGACACTGAAGATCCAGCGATTGCTTATGCAGCTGCGTATCCTATTGCCCTTATTTTTGTCGCGATTGCATCTCAGTTATTGGTATTGATTTTATAA
- the thiC gene encoding phosphomethylpyrimidine synthase ThiC has protein sequence MQKEMSIDLKSQFAASKKVYVEGSRKDIQVPMREIELTATTGIAGERENPPVRVYDTSGPYTDVNYEVDVRKGLPKIRQNWILERNDVEEYEGRDIKPEDNGFRLDDPRANMEWFPNRVTKPLRSKDGNAVTQMYYAKQGIVTPEMEFVAIRENMDPQFVREEIARGRAIIPNNINHPESEPMIIGRNFHVKINANIGNSAVSSSIEEEVEKMTWATRWGTDTIMDLSTGKNIHTTREWIIRNSPVPVGTVPIYQALEKVNGIAEDLTWEVYRDTLIEQAEQGVDYFTIHAGVLLRYIPMTVNRMTGIVSRGGSILAQWCLAHHQENFLYTHFEEICEILKAYDIAVSLGDGLRPGSIADANDEAQFAELVTLGELTDIAWKHDVQVMIEGPGHVPMHKIKENMDLQLEICKEAPFYTLGPLTTDIAPGYDHITSAIGAAMIGWYGTAMLCYVTPKEHLGLPNKNDVREGVITYKIAAHAADLAKGHPGAQMRDDALSKARFEFRWHDQFNLSLDPERAREYHDETLPVEAAKTAHFCSMCGPKFCSMRISHDIRNTANEQGKTEDEVIEEGMKLKAKEFVDDGAKIYK, from the coding sequence ATGCAAAAAGAAATGTCGATCGATTTAAAGTCACAGTTTGCTGCAAGTAAAAAGGTTTACGTAGAAGGATCGAGGAAGGACATTCAAGTACCGATGCGAGAAATTGAATTAACAGCTACAACTGGAATTGCAGGTGAAAGGGAAAATCCACCTGTAAGAGTATACGATACAAGCGGCCCTTATACAGATGTTAATTATGAAGTAGATGTACGTAAGGGACTTCCAAAGATTAGACAAAACTGGATTTTAGAACGAAATGATGTTGAGGAATACGAAGGAAGAGATATTAAGCCTGAAGATAATGGGTTTCGTCTAGATGACCCACGTGCAAATATGGAGTGGTTTCCAAATCGAGTAACTAAACCACTACGTTCCAAAGACGGTAACGCCGTGACGCAAATGTATTACGCAAAGCAAGGAATTGTTACACCTGAGATGGAGTTTGTAGCCATTCGTGAAAACATGGATCCACAGTTCGTTCGTGAAGAAATTGCTCGTGGTCGTGCAATCATTCCTAATAATATTAACCACCCAGAAAGTGAACCGATGATAATTGGTCGCAATTTTCATGTAAAAATTAATGCCAATATCGGTAACTCTGCTGTGTCTTCTTCGATTGAAGAGGAAGTAGAGAAAATGACGTGGGCGACACGCTGGGGTACAGATACAATTATGGATTTATCTACTGGTAAAAACATTCATACGACGAGAGAATGGATTATTCGAAATTCACCGGTGCCAGTAGGAACTGTACCAATTTATCAAGCTCTGGAAAAAGTAAATGGAATTGCTGAAGACTTAACATGGGAAGTGTATCGTGATACGTTAATTGAGCAAGCAGAGCAAGGAGTCGACTATTTTACGATACACGCGGGAGTACTACTTCGTTACATTCCGATGACTGTTAATCGTATGACAGGAATTGTTTCTCGCGGTGGATCGATTTTAGCTCAATGGTGCTTAGCTCATCATCAAGAAAACTTCCTCTATACACATTTTGAAGAGATTTGTGAAATACTTAAAGCCTATGATATTGCCGTATCATTAGGTGATGGTTTGCGTCCAGGTTCTATTGCAGATGCAAATGATGAAGCACAGTTTGCCGAACTTGTAACATTAGGAGAATTAACAGACATAGCTTGGAAGCATGACGTTCAAGTGATGATTGAAGGACCAGGTCATGTTCCAATGCACAAAATTAAGGAGAACATGGATTTACAGTTAGAAATCTGTAAAGAAGCTCCATTCTATACATTAGGACCACTGACAACCGACATTGCTCCTGGCTATGATCATATTACATCTGCAATTGGTGCAGCGATGATCGGTTGGTATGGAACAGCGATGTTATGCTATGTAACTCCAAAAGAACATTTAGGTTTACCAAACAAAAATGATGTTCGAGAAGGAGTTATTACGTACAAGATTGCTGCTCATGCAGCAGATCTAGCAAAAGGTCATCCAGGTGCTCAAATGCGTGATGATGCCTTATCAAAAGCTCGTTTCGAATTCCGTTGGCATGATCAATTTAATCTTTCACTTGATCCTGAGCGAGCTAGAGAATATCATGATGAAACTCTACCTGTGGAAGCGGCAAAAACAGCCCATTTTTGTTCTATGTGTGGACCGAAATTCTGTTCAATGAGAATTTCTCATGACATTCGCAATACTGCAAATGAACAAGGAAAAACAGAAGATGAAGTCATTGAAGAAGGTATGAAGCTAAAAGCGAAGGAGTTCGTTGATGATGGAGCAAAAATCTACAAGTAA
- the cbiQ gene encoding cobalt ECF transporter T component CbiQ has protein sequence MAKTQGDIQSELEGISQWALSWEARAKLIAVIIFIFGVISLKTVLFGMFAFAIAIIGSLAMGISIILLLKRYLIILPFLLLMTVPLIVGGGLPIELERVSFAALIFLKAITCMTVMTILLHTQTVDEFMDSLTHLKVPPIVITILLLSYRYVFLFFDDIQKMQLAARSRFFSGGISIRNLKVYGQLTGGLLIKSLDRAENVYSAMTARCFNGTIRFRKKRALHGWDITKTIIPFLLIATLITIERLYF, from the coding sequence ATGGCTAAAACGCAAGGGGATATCCAATCCGAACTAGAAGGCATTTCTCAATGGGCTTTATCATGGGAAGCAAGAGCGAAATTGATTGCAGTTATAATCTTTATCTTTGGAGTAATAAGTCTTAAAACCGTGTTGTTCGGAATGTTTGCATTTGCGATTGCAATCATAGGTTCATTAGCCATGGGGATATCCATTATTCTATTGCTGAAGAGATACTTAATCATCCTCCCTTTTTTACTATTAATGACGGTCCCATTAATAGTAGGGGGAGGTCTCCCTATTGAACTTGAGCGTGTCTCATTTGCAGCACTTATATTCTTGAAGGCAATTACCTGTATGACGGTGATGACAATTTTGCTTCATACGCAAACTGTTGATGAATTTATGGATAGCCTCACTCACTTAAAGGTGCCACCTATCGTCATTACCATATTGTTATTATCCTACCGCTATGTATTTTTATTTTTTGATGACATTCAAAAAATGCAGTTAGCGGCTAGATCTCGATTTTTTTCTGGTGGCATATCCATTCGTAATTTAAAAGTATATGGTCAATTGACCGGTGGACTCCTTATCAAATCCTTAGACCGAGCCGAAAATGTTTACAGTGCAATGACTGCTCGTTGTTTTAACGGCACCATTCGCTTTCGGAAAAAACGTGCTTTACACGGCTGGGATATTACAAAAACTATCATTCCTTTCTTACTAATAGCAACATTAATAACGATTGAAAGACTATATTTTTAG
- a CDS encoding DUF4198 domain-containing protein, which translates to MKKVLIVTLLMISLLIAPKAFAHELFIQVKEDQTSNELQVDVLWGHLRDFIDQGNPDNYELFVKLPNGQTKQLEMERIGVQARAFIPASETGQYVFWAMRKPSTYTPGDEPTRLSLQRAKTVYHVGSGDNITNHPVGLDLEIIPETNLAIFNQGLLKGNVLFEGNPQSNVTVTAYGPAGEHFEGVTGADGAFEFNLRSNGEWLIKASFQTDESGTLDDTDYELTGRTTTLIFDNSYPIANENNYENPLMYIAVLLIGLLLGSAFTFLILKRKK; encoded by the coding sequence ATGAAAAAGGTATTAATCGTCACTTTATTAATGATTTCTTTATTGATTGCCCCAAAAGCATTTGCGCACGAACTCTTTATCCAAGTGAAGGAAGATCAGACGAGTAATGAACTACAAGTTGACGTTTTATGGGGACATCTAAGAGACTTTATAGATCAAGGGAATCCTGATAATTATGAATTGTTTGTAAAATTACCAAATGGTCAAACAAAGCAGCTTGAAATGGAGAGAATAGGAGTTCAAGCAAGAGCATTTATTCCCGCTTCCGAAACGGGTCAGTACGTATTCTGGGCAATGCGCAAACCAAGTACATATACACCTGGGGATGAACCTACGAGGTTGAGTTTACAAAGAGCGAAAACAGTATATCATGTTGGTTCAGGAGACAACATTACTAACCACCCTGTCGGACTTGATCTTGAAATTATCCCGGAAACTAACCTTGCTATTTTCAACCAAGGCTTATTGAAAGGGAATGTTCTTTTTGAAGGTAATCCCCAATCAAATGTAACTGTCACAGCTTACGGTCCTGCTGGAGAACATTTTGAAGGTGTCACTGGTGCTGATGGTGCATTCGAATTTAATCTAAGGTCAAACGGCGAATGGTTGATCAAAGCTAGTTTCCAAACAGATGAAAGCGGAACACTAGATGACACTGACTACGAATTAACTGGTCGAACAACCACGTTAATTTTCGATAATTCATACCCCATCGCTAATGAAAACAATTATGAGAACCCTTTAATGTATATCGCAGTACTATTAATTGGTTTGCTATTAGGTTCAGCATTTACATTTTTGATTCTTAAAAGAAAGAAATAA
- a CDS encoding CbiM family transporter → MHVADGVLSVSVAVGTSIAAIGLITYSLKGIKEEEVPKISLLTGAFFVSSLINIPIGPTSVHPLLGGFLGLVLGRRAPLGIFIGLILQATLFQHGGLSTLGANTLLMSIPALFVYWLATIFKNYPVFWKGFFSGFLAICGGVLLLMVLLLFSDSRYGEGTFSVINILLIAYLPLAFLEGVLTGFSVKYLYSVRPSLFERGVGLKK, encoded by the coding sequence ATGCATGTGGCGGATGGTGTGTTAAGTGTGTCTGTAGCTGTTGGGACATCCATTGCAGCAATAGGTCTCATTACATATTCTTTAAAAGGAATTAAAGAAGAAGAAGTACCCAAAATCAGTTTACTTACGGGAGCATTTTTCGTTTCTTCGCTCATTAATATTCCGATTGGCCCTACGTCTGTCCATCCCCTCTTAGGAGGTTTTCTTGGATTAGTGCTTGGACGCCGTGCTCCTTTAGGAATTTTTATCGGCCTAATTCTTCAAGCAACCTTGTTTCAACATGGTGGCTTAAGTACATTAGGCGCAAACACCTTATTAATGTCTATCCCTGCTTTATTTGTTTATTGGCTAGCAACAATTTTCAAGAATTATCCTGTGTTTTGGAAAGGATTTTTCTCAGGCTTTCTAGCGATTTGCGGTGGTGTACTTCTATTAATGGTACTGCTACTCTTTTCCGATTCACGGTACGGCGAAGGAACTTTCTCAGTCATCAACATTCTACTTATCGCCTATTTGCCACTTGCCTTTCTCGAAGGTGTGTTAACCGGATTTTCTGTAAAGTACTTATACTCTGTTCGACCAAGTCTTTTTGAAAGAGGTGTAGGACTGAAAAAATGA
- a CDS encoding DUF4870 domain-containing protein — protein MVERDDRTLAMMIYVISFFTTFIGPLIIWLLKKEESDFIDHHGREYFNFLISFTIYSIIGGILVLVLVGIFILIVIGIAAFILTIIAAIKAYEGEYYRFPFIFRIL, from the coding sequence TTGGTTGAAAGAGACGATCGTACCTTAGCCATGATGATTTATGTCATAAGTTTCTTCACCACATTTATTGGCCCGCTTATTATTTGGTTGTTGAAAAAAGAAGAATCAGACTTTATTGACCACCACGGCAGAGAGTATTTTAACTTCTTAATTTCTTTTACAATCTACTCGATTATTGGCGGTATTTTAGTTCTTGTCCTAGTTGGTATATTTATTCTTATTGTCATTGGTATTGCTGCCTTTATTCTAACTATTATCGCTGCAATTAAAGCATACGAAGGCGAATATTACCGTTTTCCATTCATATTCCGAATTTTATAA